A segment of the Gemmatimonadales bacterium genome:
TGGCTCACCGAGAAGTTCTTTGCGCAGGGCGCCGCCGTTCCCTGGCCCGAAAAGATTCGGCAGGCCACCGGACACCCGCTCTCGACGGACGCGCTGGTGCGCTATCTCGCCGCGGCGGCGCCCACGACCGTACAGTAGACACCGACGGGAACCGCGGAATGAGCGAACCGTCGGATCAAGACCAGATGGTGCTGATCCGCGAGGTGACCGCGCCGCGAGAGGTCGCGCAGGTACGCTCGCTCTTCGCCGAGTACGGCGCCTCGCTCGGGTTCAGTCTCTGCTTTCAGGGTTTCGAGCAGGAGATGGCGGCGCTGCCGGGGATGTACGCCGCGCCGAGCGGGCGCCTGCTGCTCGCCACGATCCGCGGCGCGCCGGCGGGGTGCGCCGGGATGCACCGGCTGGGTGATGCCGTTGCCGAGATGAAGCGCCTCTACGTGCGGCCCGCGTTTCGCGGGCAGGGGCTCGGCCGCAGCCTCGCTGAGCGAATCGTATCGGACGCACGAGGGGCGGGATACCGCAGCATCCGCCTCGACACGGTCGTCGGCCCGATGGACGCCGCGATCGCGCTGTACCGCGAGCTCGGCTTCAGGGACATCGCGCCCTATCGCGCGAACCCGGTGCCGGGCGCGCTGCACATGGAGCTGGAACTGTAGGGCGCAGAATCACACTTGCGCGGGCGTGGAGTAGATGGCCGCCGACTCGCTCGGCGCCCCCGCCTCCACCTGCGCCGCCGCGCGCACCGCCCGGTGAACCGGGTCCGCCCCGATCGTCCCCACCAATTCGTCCAGATACGC
Coding sequences within it:
- a CDS encoding GNAT family N-acetyltransferase, whose protein sequence is MSEPSDQDQMVLIREVTAPREVAQVRSLFAEYGASLGFSLCFQGFEQEMAALPGMYAAPSGRLLLATIRGAPAGCAGMHRLGDAVAEMKRLYVRPAFRGQGLGRSLAERIVSDARGAGYRSIRLDTVVGPMDAAIALYRELGFRDIAPYRANPVPGALHMELEL